The following are from one region of the Sorghum bicolor cultivar BTx623 chromosome 2, Sorghum_bicolor_NCBIv3, whole genome shotgun sequence genome:
- the LOC8063548 gene encoding thymidylate kinase isoform X1, protein MTALVRLAGRAASWSRAVGVTVLACNFCCRVGKAAAAPSPLGLLAQRRRAFQGVRMEMGSSKGGRGALVVLEGLDRSGKSSQCARLLSFLKGKGYDAEGWRFPDRATSVGQMISAYLANESQLDDRTIHLLFSANRWEKRALMESKLLSGTTLVVDRYSYSGVAFSAAKGLDIEWCKAPENGLIAPDLVIYLDVQPEKAAERGGYGGERYEKIEFQKKVAEHYHSLRGSTWKVIDGSLPMETVEEKLRDLATSCIQERQGNPLTNLAW, encoded by the exons ATGACTGCATTGGTTCGGCTCGCTGGAAGAGCAGCTTCTTGGAGCAG GGCCGTAGGGGTGACGGTGCTTGCTTGCAATTTCTGCTGCAGGGTCGGCAAAGCGGCGGCAGCACCCTCTCCTCTCGGCTTGCTCGCGCAGCGCCGGAGAGCGTTCCAGGGCGTGAGAATGGAGATGGGGAGCAGCAAGGGCGGCCGGGGCGCTCTGGTGGTCCTGGAAGGCCTGGATCGGAGTGGGAAATCGTCGCAGTGTGCCCGGCTGCTGTCCTTCCTCAAAGGCAAAGGCTACGACGCTGAAGGATGGAGGTTCCCTGACAGGGCCACCAGTGTCGGGCAGATGATCTCTGCCTACCTCGCGAACGAGTCCCAGCTTGATGATAGGACTATTCATCTGCTCTTCAGCGCCAATCGCTGGGAGAAAAG AGCTTTGATGGAGAGCAAGCTACTCAGTGGAACTACTCTCGTTGTAGACCGATATTCTTATTCAGGAGTGGCGTTTTCAGCTGCTAAAGGGCTTGACATTGAGTGGTGCAAG GCTCCAGAAAATGGACTTATTGCTCCAGACCTTGTAATATATCTTGATGTACAGCCAGAG AAAGCGGCTGAAAGAGGAGGCTATGGGGGTGAGCGATATGAAAAGATAGAGTTCCAAAAGAAAGTTGCCGAGCATTACCATTCACTCCGTGGTTCAACATGGAAG GTGATCGACGGTTCCCTTCCCATGGAGACTGTTGAAGAAAAACTGAGAGATTTAGCTACTAGCTGCATTCAGGAGCGCCAAGGGAACCCACTTACCAATCTGGCCTGGTGA
- the LOC8063548 gene encoding thymidylate kinase isoform X2, translating to MTALVRLAGRAASWSRVGKAAAAPSPLGLLAQRRRAFQGVRMEMGSSKGGRGALVVLEGLDRSGKSSQCARLLSFLKGKGYDAEGWRFPDRATSVGQMISAYLANESQLDDRTIHLLFSANRWEKRALMESKLLSGTTLVVDRYSYSGVAFSAAKGLDIEWCKAPENGLIAPDLVIYLDVQPEKAAERGGYGGERYEKIEFQKKVAEHYHSLRGSTWKVIDGSLPMETVEEKLRDLATSCIQERQGNPLTNLAW from the exons ATGACTGCATTGGTTCGGCTCGCTGGAAGAGCAGCTTCTTGGAGCAG GGTCGGCAAAGCGGCGGCAGCACCCTCTCCTCTCGGCTTGCTCGCGCAGCGCCGGAGAGCGTTCCAGGGCGTGAGAATGGAGATGGGGAGCAGCAAGGGCGGCCGGGGCGCTCTGGTGGTCCTGGAAGGCCTGGATCGGAGTGGGAAATCGTCGCAGTGTGCCCGGCTGCTGTCCTTCCTCAAAGGCAAAGGCTACGACGCTGAAGGATGGAGGTTCCCTGACAGGGCCACCAGTGTCGGGCAGATGATCTCTGCCTACCTCGCGAACGAGTCCCAGCTTGATGATAGGACTATTCATCTGCTCTTCAGCGCCAATCGCTGGGAGAAAAG AGCTTTGATGGAGAGCAAGCTACTCAGTGGAACTACTCTCGTTGTAGACCGATATTCTTATTCAGGAGTGGCGTTTTCAGCTGCTAAAGGGCTTGACATTGAGTGGTGCAAG GCTCCAGAAAATGGACTTATTGCTCCAGACCTTGTAATATATCTTGATGTACAGCCAGAG AAAGCGGCTGAAAGAGGAGGCTATGGGGGTGAGCGATATGAAAAGATAGAGTTCCAAAAGAAAGTTGCCGAGCATTACCATTCACTCCGTGGTTCAACATGGAAG GTGATCGACGGTTCCCTTCCCATGGAGACTGTTGAAGAAAAACTGAGAGATTTAGCTACTAGCTGCATTCAGGAGCGCCAAGGGAACCCACTTACCAATCTGGCCTGGTGA